AGTTCTACAAGACGCCCGACGCGATCCTGCGCGCGCAGCTCGCCTCGTGGGACAAGACAGTGGCCAAGAAGGCGACGGAGAACCCTGCGTTCAAGAAGGTGCTGGATTCGCAACGAGCCTTCGCGGAGCGTGCAGGCCAGTGGTACAACGACTACACCGTCGATTTCAAGATGGCCTACAACCACTACTTCGGCCGCCAGGCCAAGAAGTCCTGACCTTCACCGGCCATGGCAAGGGGCACTGCGGTGCCCCTCCTTTTTTCCGCGCCCCGGGCGCCAGGGTTTCTCAATGCAATCTTTTCTGTTGGCGGTCGACCGCTTCTCGACCTGGGTCGGCAAGACCTTTGCCTGGTGCGCGGTGCTGCTCACCGTGCTCATCAGCTGGGAGGTGTTCTCCCGCTACGCGCTCAACCGGCCCCATGCCTGGGTGCTCGACGCGCAGATCATGCTGTACGGCACGCTGTTCATGACCGCCGGCGCCTACACGCTCGCCAAGAACGGCCATGTGCGCGGCGACGTGCTCTACGGCTTCTTCCGGCCGCGCACGCAGGCGATCGTCGACCTGACGCTGTACATCCTCTTCTTCCTCCCGGGCATCGTCGCGCTGACCTGGGCCGGCTGGATCTATGCCGGGGAGTCGCTGTCGATCCGCGAGCAGACTTTCTCCGCGGATCCGCTCCCGCTCTATCCGTTCAAGTACGTCATCCCGCTCGCCGGCGTCACCCTGCTGCTGCAGGGCGTCGTCGAGATCGTGCGCTGCGTGCAGTGCATTCGCGACGGCGTATGGCCCTCGCGCGAGCAGGACGTCGAGGAAGTGGACGTCGCGAAGCTCAAGGAAATGGTGCACGTGGACGATGCCGACATCCGGGCTCTGGACGCGGTGGTGGTTGCCAAGGAGGCCAGGCCATGATCCGGCGCGAACTCTGGTTCGGCCTGTCGTTCATGGTGCTGATCGTCGCCGCGGCGGGGATCATGCTGCTGCGCGCCGACACGATCACCAACGGCCACCTCGGCCTGCTGATGCTGTCGCTGGTGGTGGTCGCGATCATGCTGGGCTTTCCCACGGCGTTCACGCTGATGGGCATGGGCATGATCTTCACCTGGTTCGCCTATGACAGGAACATCACGCACACGCTCGACCTGATGGTGCAGGCGGCCTACAAGACGATGGCGAACGACGTGCTGATCGCGGTACCGCTGTTCGTCTTCATGGGCTACCTGGTCGAGCGCGCCAACCTGATTGAGACCCTCTTCAAGAGCCTGCACCTGGCACTTGCCCGGCTGCCGGGCGCGCTGGCGGTGGCAACGTTGGTGACCTGCACGATCTTCGCCACGGCCACCGGCATCGTCGGTGCCGTGGTGACACTGATGGGGCTGCTGGCGTTGCCTGCCATGTTGCGCGCCGGCTACAGCATCCCGCTGTCCGCGGGGGCGATCACGGCGGGCGGCTGCCTCGGCATCCTGATCCCGCCTTCGGTGCTGCTGATCGTCTACGGCGCTACCGCCGGCGTATCGGTGGTGCAGCTGTACGCCGGCGCTTTCTTTCCCGGCGTTTTGCTGGCGTCGCTGTACGTGCTCTACGTGATCCTGGTCGCCAAGCTCAAGCCCGCCTGGGCGCCCCCGCTTTCGGCCGCCGATCGCGCGGTGCCGCTGCCGCCGCTGACGCAGCTGATCACGCCCGATCCGACGCGCCACGCGTTCGCGGGCTTGGTGGCCGGGCTCAAGGGCCGCCGCAATGCCGAGGTGCCCGCCGGGTTCCTGCTGCGGCAACTCGGCATCGTCTTGCTGCCCGGCCTGCTCTTCGCGCTGATGGCCGTCACCACCTATCGCGCCGTGACCACCGTGGAGGCGGCGGAGCAGTACGACATTCAGGAAATCGGTGCCCGGCGCAGCGCACCCGAGCCGGCCTCGGGCGGGTTGCAGGAGCCGCCCGCCGAGAACGAGGGCGGCCTCCAGGAGCCACCGAGCGAGGGCGGGCTTGCCGAGCCGCCAGGCGCCGGCGCCGTGCAGGAGCCCCCGGGTGCGGGCACACGCGCCGCGCAGCTGCCGTCCGGCAGTGCTGCGGTAGCCCCCGTCGCGAAGCCCGGCGCCGCGGAGGGCGCCACCACGCGGCCGGCGCCCACCTGGTGGTGGGTCTGCTTCGCGCTGATCGGTGCGATGGTCGCGCTGTTCTACCTGTTTCTCAGCTTCGCGCGGCTCGAGATCTTCAAGATGCTGCTGGCCTCGTTCTTCCCGCTGATGATCCTCATCGTGGCGGTGCTCGGGTCGATCGTGCTGGGCCTGGCCACGCCGACGGAGGCGGCAGCCATGGGCGCCCTCGGGGGCTTCCTGCTGGCCGCCGCCTACCGCCGGCTGACGCTGGATGTGCTCAAGGAATCGGTCTTCCTCACGGCCAAGACATCGGCCATGGTGTGCTGGCTGTTCGTGGGCTCGGCCATTTTCTCGGCCGCCTTCGCGCTGCTCGGCGGCCAGCAGCTGGTCGAGGAATGGGTCCTGAGCATGAACCTCTCGAAGGTTCAGTTCCTGGTGCTGAGCCAGGTGATCATCTTCATCCTGGGCTGGCCGCTGGAATGGACCGAGATCATCGTGATCTTCATGCCCATTTTCATACCGCTGCTGGACAACTTCGGCGTCGACCCGCTGTTCTTCGGGCTGCTGGTGGCCATGAACCTCCAGACTGCCTTCCTGTCGCCACCGGTCGCCATGGCGGCCTTCTACCTGAAGGGCGTGAGCCCGCCCCATGTGACGCTGAACCAGATCTTCCTCGGCATGCTGCCCTTCATGGGCATCCAGGTGCTGGCGATCCTCATGCTGTACATCTGGCCGCAGATCGGATTGTGGTTGCCGCAGCTGCTGTACAAATAGGCAGGCAGGGGGCACGAGGGCCGACAATCGGCCCTTTTTGCCCGCCCCTCCCTTGACATCCCTGTTCGAACGAATTGCACGCTGGGCGCGCGCCGTGCCGCGCGCCTTGCGGCGCATCGGCCTGCTGCCGCCCGCGGCGCCGGACCAGTGGCTCGATGGCCATTTCGAGCACCAGCACCGCAACGTGGACTACAAGCTCTTCGTCCCCGGGCGCGGTGCCGGCAGGCCCCGCCCGCTGCTGCTGATGCTGCACGGCTGCACCCAGGATCCGGAGGACTTCGCCACAGGGACGCGGATGAACCGGATCGCCGCCGAGCTCGGCTTCCTCGTGATCTATCCGACACAGACCCAGAGGGCCAACGCGGGCAAGTGCTGGAACTGGTTCCTGCCGCAGCACCAGCAGGCCGGGCGGGGCGAGCCCGCACTGCTGGCGGCGCTTACGCAGGCGGCCATGCGCGAGCACGGGGCCGATCCGGCACGCGTCTACGTGGCGGGCCTGTCCGCCGGCGGCTCGATGGCCGACATCCTGGGCCGGACCTATCCCGGGCTCTTCGCCGCCGTGGGCGTGCACTCGGGCCTGCCGAGCGGCGTGGCGCGCGACCTCCTCTCGGCGCTCGGCGCGATGAAGAACGGCCCGGGCAAGGCGAGCGCCGGCGGTCCGATGCGGCCGACCATCGTCTTCCACGGCGACGCCGACGAGACGGTGCATCCGCGCAACGGGGCGCAGGTGGCGGCGGATGCGGTGGGGGCGCTGCTGGGGGGCGGCGGTCATCCGCCGGCGCACGAGATGCGGGGACGCTCGGAGGGTGGCCGCGCCTTCACCCGCTGGACCTATGCCGATGCCCGCGGCGGCATCATGGTCGAGCACTGGCTGCTGCACGGCACCGGCCACGCCTGGGCCGGCGGCAGCGCCGACGGCTCCTTCACCGACCCCGCCGGGCCGGATGCGAGCGCCGAGATGCTGCGTTTCTTCCTCAGCCATCCGATGAGCAACCGGACTGGGATGCGATAAGCCCCTTGCTTACACGCGGTTGCGCCGCTCGCGGGATAGTTCCAAAGCTTTGCAATGCAGTTGCCAGCGCCGGCCCGCCCTGGCGCGTTGCAGGGTCTGGACCCGAGGACCGATCATGAAACATCGCACCACTTCACACGGCGCCCGCCGCGCCGTCGGCTGGCTGCTGGGCCTGGTGCTGCTGCTCGCCGCCGGCGCCGCGGCCTGGGCGCAGCAGGACCCCCCGGGCCGCGTGGCTCGCCTCGACGAGCAGCAGGGCACCGTCAGCTTCTCGCCGGCGGGCGACGACAGCTGGTACGACGCAGTGCCCAACCGGCCGATCACCACCGGCGACCGGCTCTGGACCGACCGCAACGCGCGGGCCGAGCTGCATGTGGATTCGACCGCGCTGCGCCTGGACGACCAGACGATGCTGGTGGTGTCCGAGCTCGAAGACGACAGCGCCCGCTTCACCGCGACCCGCGGCCGCCTGCAACTGCGCGTGCGCGAGGCCCCGGCCGGGCAGCGCCTGGAGATCGACACCGCCAACCTGGCGGTGGTGGTCGAGGCCCCCGGCGACTACCGCATCGAGGTCGACCCGGCCGCCGGCACCACGCGCGTGGCGGTCGCTGCCGGCGGCCTCACGCTTTATGGCGAGAACGGCGAATCGGTGGCCCTCGGCGCCCACCAGCAGCTCACGGTGTCGGGACGCCAGCTGGCGGCGGTGAGCAGCACTCCCGTGCGCGCCGGCGACGCGTTCGACCGCTGGGTGGCCGAGCGCGACCGGCTCGAAGACCAGTCGATCTCTGCGCGCTATGTCTCGCGCGACGTGCTGGGCTACCAGCAGCTCGACCGCTATGGCGACTGGCAGAGCGATCCCACCTACGGCAACGTCTGGTATCCGCGCAGCGTCGATGCCGACTGGGCGCCGTACCGCGACGGCCAATGGGTGGACATCGCGCCCTGGGGCTGGACCTGGGTCGACGCCGCACCCTGGGGCTTCGCGCCTTCGCACTACGGCCGCTGGGCGCGCATCGGGCCGCGCTGGGCCTGGGTGCCGGGGCGGGCGAACACGCGGCCGGTGTATGCGCCGGCGCTGGTCGGTTTCGTGGGCGGCGGCGTGCATGCCAACGTGGCGGCTGGCGGACGCCCGGGCGTCGGGTGGTTCCCGCTCGCGCCCGGCGAACCGTGGCGCCCGGGCTACCGCGCCAGCCAGCGCTACATCGACGAGGCCAACCGTGCCGTCGCCTACCAGCGGCAACTTGCGCGCGCGGACTACCTGCACCGCAATACGCCGGGTGCGCTCTCGCTGGTGCCGGTGGACATCTTCGGCCGCGGGCCCATCGCCCGCCGCGACTTCCTGCGCACGCCGGAGGGTGCCACTGCGCAACTGCCGATCGTCGCCACCGCGCCGATCCCGGCGCGCGGCGACCGGCATGTCGGCGGCTTCGGGCGTTCGGCGAGCGCCCTGCCGCCGCCCGACCTGCGCGGTCGACAGCAGCAGTTCCAGCAGGCGCAGCAGTTGCAGCAAGCCCAGCAGGCGCACCAAGCCCAGCAGGCGCAGCAGCAACTTCAGTTTCAGCAGCGCGCCGTCCAGGCGCAGGCCCAGGCACAGCAGCAGCTTCAGTTGCAGCAGATGCAGCGCTTCCAGCAGATGCAGCAAGCGCAGCAGCCGCAATCCGGCCAGCAGCTCCAGCAGATGCAGCAACGCGATGCGCTGCGCCAGCAGCAAGAGTTCCAGCAGCGCGCCGCGCAGGCTCAGGCCCAGCAGCAGTTCCAGCTGCAGCAGCAACAACAGCAACAGCAGGCGCTGCGCGCCCAGCAGGAGATGCAGCAGCGCGCCGCCCAGGCCCAGGCCCAGCAGCTCCAGCTGGTTCAACAGCAGCAGGCCCTGCGCGCGCAGCAGCAGATGCAGGCTCAGCAACAGATCCAGCAGATGCAGATGCAGCAACAGAACACGCTGCGCCAGGCGCAGGAACACCAGCAGCGTGCCTTGCAGCAACAGCAACAACAGCAGCAGCGTGCGGGCGGCAGCGATCCGCGGCAGCGCTGGACCTCGCGGGATTCCGGGCCGCAGTTCGACCGGCCCTGAGAGGCTGTGAAAGCGTGAGCGAACCCGCTCATGCGGCGGCAGCATTTCCTTCGGCCGGCTACAGTCGGCCGCAAGGAGCGGCTTCCATGCAAACATTCGACTTCGACCTCTTCGTGATCGGCGGCGGCAGCGGTGGCGTACGCGCGGCACGCATGGCGGCCCAGCGCGGCGCACGCGTTGCGCTGGCCGAATGCGCGGAGCTGGGCGGCACCTGCGTCAACGTGGGCTGCATTCCCAAGAAGCTCTACAGCTACGCGGCCGGCTATGCAGAGTCCTTCGAGGAGGCGGCCGGCTACGGCTGGACGCTCGACGGCGCCCCGCGCTTCGACTGGAACCAGCTCAAGGCCAATCGCGCCAAGGAGATCGCCCGCCTCAACGGCGTCTACCGCAACCTCCTCGAGGGCGCGGGCGTCAGGCTGATCCAGGGCTGGGCGTGCCTGGCCGATGCGCACACCGTTCAGATCGGCGAGAAGAAGCACACTGCGCGCCACATCCTGGTGGCCACCGGCGGCATGCCCTTCGTGCCGGAGCTCCCGGGCCGCGAGCTCGGCGTGGTGTCGGACGCGATGTTCGACCTCGACCCCTTCCCCAAACGCCTGCTGGTGGTGGGCGGCGGCTACATCGCCTGCGAGTTCGCCTCCATCTTCAACGGCCTGGGCGCGCAGGTCACGCAGCTGTACCGCGGGCCGCACCTGCTCAACGGCTTCGACGAGGACGTGCGCCAGTTCCTGGCCAAGGAGATGGGCCGCGCCGGCGTCGACATCCGCTTCAACTGCGAGATCGACATGATCACGCGCCTCGACAGCGGCCTGTGCGCGCTGCTCTCGCGCGGGGAGCGCGTGGAGGCCGATGTCATCCTCTATGCCACCGGCCGGGTGCCCAACACCGAGGGCCTGGGCCTGCAGGCGGCCGGTGTCGAGCTCGACGAGCGCGGCGGCGTGGTGGTCGATGCGCACTACCGCAGTTCCGTGCCCTCGGTCTACGCCGTGGGCGACGTGTCGACGAAGCAGCAGCTCACCCCGGTGGCGCTGGCCGAGGCCATGGTGGTGGTGGACACCCTGTTCGGCCCGGGGCCGCGCGAGCTGGACTACGAGTTCACGCCCACGGCCGTGTTCACCCATCCCAACATCGGCACCTGCGGCTACACCGAGGCCGAGGCGCGCGCGAGGTTCGGCAAGGTCCGGGTGTTCTCGAGCGAGTTCAAGGCGCTGCGCCACACGCTCTCGCAAAGCGGCGAGCGCACCTTCATGAAGCTGGTGGTCGAGCGCGACACCGACCGCGTGGTGGGCCTGCACATGGTGGGGCCCGATGCGGGCGAGGTGGTGCAGGGCTTCGCGGTCGCGATGCGCGCGGGCGCGACCAAGCGGTTGTTCGACAGCACGATCGGCATTCATCCGACCGTGGCGGAAGAGTTCGTCACCATGCGCGAACCGATGCCGGGGTAGAGGCTTCGTCCCGATGACCCCCTCCGAGGAAAGTGCCCGCGCGGGCTCGGTCTGGATCCGGTTCTGGTGGCCCAATGCCGCGTTGGAGCCGACGCCGGCGCATGTGAGCGCGCCCGAGCGTGCGGCGATCAGGACCCGGAACTACGTGTGGCTGAAGACGTACATGGACATCTACATCCTCCGCTGGGGTTTGCTGTGGGCTGCCTGCCTGGTGCTCGCGCTCCTCGCGGCGGACGATGCGGTTCCAAGTGTCCTCTTCGCCGGCGCGCTGACCGCCACCATGATGTCCTTCTTTGGCCTTTTTTCCATGATCCTGATCTATCGCCGGGCAAGCAGGGCGCTGGAGGACCGGGCCGTGTAGCTGACGCACGAACTTCTTCTTGCCTGACAGCGCGCCGCCGTCGCCTTGACGATGCTGTGGATGCGCCGGAGGATCCGCACGATGCCACGCTGCGGACCGGGCGCCCACCTGAAGGAGCTGCCATGAACACGAAGGAGCCGTCGCAAACGACCGACCGCGAGAGCGTCAAGGACAACATGGAGAAGAGCACCGAGAAACAACCCGGCGAGTTTCGCGACGAGGCCAACGAGGACAAGGTCGTGGAGATCGGGAAGGATGTGCGGAAGGATCCGATCAAGGGCATCGATCCCAAGCGCTGACACGCGGCTGCGGTCGGCATGGGCCCCGGTTTGCTCGATTGGCTGAGGTCCGGGTGGGCCCTGCTGGCGCTGGCAACGCTCGTCGTCGTGCTCGGGCTGGTCATCTGGTCCATCCGCAGGCATCGTGATCCCCGGCTGGTGGTCGAGTGCGATGCTTCCATCGCCGACCTCCTGCCGTCGCTTTCGGGCTTGACGCAGGGCACGGTCTACGAAGGCAACGCGGTCGAACTGCTGGAGAACGGCGCGTTCTTCGACGCGATGTTCGAGGAGATCGCCAAGGCCCGGGCTTCCGTCCACTTCGAGACCTTTCTCTGGAAGGAAGGCAAGCTGGGTGAGCGCCTGGCGAACGCGTTGATCGAACGCCGGCGTGCCGGCGTGAAGGTGCGCGTGCTGGTCGATGCCGACGGCGGCAAGGAGATGGGCCGCGATGCAGAGTGCCTGCGCTCCGGAGATTGCAATCTCCGCATGCATCACCCCCGGCACATACGCAACATCGGCGTCTTCAACGACCGTGATCATCGCAAGCTGCTGGTCGTGGACGGCCGCGTGGCGATGGTGGGCGGCCATTGCATCGTGGACAGCTGGCTCGGCAACGGCGAGAGCCGCGAGCACGTGCGCGACCTGGGCGTGCGTCTGCGCGGGCCGATCGTGCATGCCGTGCAGGGCGCCTTCAGCGAGAACTGGGTGGAGGACACCGGCGAGCTGTTCGTCGGTGACGAGGTGTTTCCGCCGCTCGCCCGTGTGGGCGAGGTTGCCATTCACGTGGCCAGTCTCAAGCCGGAAGGGTCCCCGCCGGCCGTGAAGATCCTGCACCACCTGGTGCCGTGCATCGCGCGCAAGCGGATCTGGATCCAGAACCCCTACTTCCTGCCGGACAGCGAGGCGATCGAGGCCTTGTGCGATGCGGCGAAGCGCGGCGTTGACGTCCGGGTGATGGTGCCGTCCGCCGAAGCCTCGGACATGCCCATGGTCCAGCATGCGGCGCATCGGAACTTCCACCTCCTGCTGGCGGGCGGCGTGCGGATCTTCGAGTATTCGAAGTGCCTGCTGCACCAGAAGGTGATGACCGTGGACACGGCGTGGTGTGCGATCGGATCGAGCAATTTCGACGACCGGTCCTTCGAGACCAACGACGAGATCACGCTCGGCCTGCGCGACGACGCCCTGGCCGCGCAGCTCGAGGCGATCTTCGAGCGCGACATGCATGACTGCAGCGAGCTGAACGGCGACGCATGGGCCCGGCGTGGACTGCGGCATCGGTGCAAGGACAACCTGCTGTATGTCTTCAACGAGCTGCTGTGAGGCGGAGACAGCGCGGGCGCCGAGCACTGCGGTGCACCCGGATCAGGCCCCGGCACTGGCGGCACAATCGTGCCATGCCCTACATGCCCACCTTCATCGCCCCGGCCCGCTTCGCCGATCCCGTCGCCGTGCTCGAGCAGGTGCGGCTGATCTATGACAGCGGCCTCGCGCACCTGCGAGAGGCGATGCAGCGCTTCGTCGCCGGCGAGAGCCTGCCGGGCCGGGTGCGCGCCTGCTATCCCTTCGTGCGGGTGCACACCCACACGGTCTCGCGCCGCACCCCGGCGGCCAACGCCTGGCTCAGCTATGGCTTCGTGGCCGGCCCGGGCCGCTACGAGACCACGCTGACGCGTCCCGACCTCTTCGAGCGCTACTACCGCGAGCAATTCCGCCTGCTGCTCGAGAACCATGAAGTCGAGCTCGAGGTCGGCACCAGCACCCAGCCGATCCCGATCCACTTCTCCTTCGCCGAGAACGAGCACATCGAGGGCACGATGAGCGAGGAGCGGCGCGTGCTGATGCGCGACGTCTTCGACCTGCCCGATCTGGCCGCGATGGACGACGGCATCGCCAACGGCACCTTCGAAGCCCGGCCGGGCGAGGCGCAGCCGCTCGCGCTCTTCACTGCCGCGCGGGTGGACTACTCGCTGCACCGGCTGCGCCACTACACCGGCACCGCGCCCGAGTGGTTCCAGAACTTCGTGCTCTTCACCAACTACCAGTTCTACATCGACGAGTTCGTGCGCCTGGGGCGCGAGGCCATGGCCGACGAGAACAGCGAGTACATCGCCTTCATCGAACCCGGCAACGTCGTCACGCGCCGGCGCGGGCTGGCGGCGGGCTCGAGCGCCTTCTACGGCGCGTTGCTCGACGGCAGCCAGGGCACGCCGCCCGGGCGCCTGCCGCAGATGCCGGCCTACCACCTCGTGCGGGAGGACTGCAGCGGCATCAGCATGGTCAACATCGGCGTCGGCCCGGCCAATGCCAAGACCATCACCGACCACGTCGCGGTGCTGCGCCCGCATGCCTGGATGATGCTGGGCCATTGCGCCGGCCTGCGCCAGGGGCAGCAGTTGGGCGATTACGTGCTGGCCCACGCCTACGTGCGCGAGGACCATGTGCTCGACGAGGAACTGCCGCTGTGGGTGCCGATCCCCGCGCTGTCGGAAATCCAGCTCGCGCTGGAGAGCGCGGTGGCCGATGTCACCGGGATGCAGGGCACCCAGCTCAAGAAGATCATGCGCACCGGCACCGTGGCGAGCACCGACAACCGCAACTGGGAGCTCCTGCCCGGCAACCAGCCGCAGCGCCGCTTCAGCCAGAGCCGCGCGGTGGCGCTGGACATGGAAAGCGCCACCATTGCCGCCAACGGCTTCCGCTTTCGCGTCCCGTACGGCACCCTGCTGTGTGTCAGCGACAAGCCGCTGCACGGCGAGATCAAGCTGCCGGGCATGGCCAACCATTTCTACCGCGAGCGCGTCGAACAGCACCTGCGCATCGGCATGGCGGCGATCGACGTGTTGCGGCGCGAGGGCTCGAGCCGCCTGCACAGCCGCAAGCTGCGCAGCTTTGCGGAGGTGGCATTCCAATAGCCTCCGTACGCCGCCCCGATTCCGAGATTTTGTTGGCAGGCGGCGGCTGTTTCTTCACGACAGCAGCCGTGGCGATTTCGCAAGCCGTCGGTACGATTCCTTCCGTTGCAACAAATTGACACACTTGTCAGGGAGGACTCGAATGGTGGATTCAACTCGACGCATCTTCACTTCGTGGCTCGCAGCCACGGCAGCCGGCATCGCACCGGCATCGGTGCTGGCCCAGGCCTCGAAGCCCGCGGCCGCCGCAGTTGCGATACCGCGGCTGCGCATCATCATTCCCGCCAACGAGGGCGGCGGCTGGGACCAGACGGGCCGCGCGCTCGGCGCGGCGATGATGGCCGCCGGCGCGGTGGCGCAGGTCGAGTACGAGAACATCGGCGGCAAGGGCGGCACCATCGGGCTGGCGCGCTATGTCGAGAAGTACGACGCCGACCCCGATGCCGTGCTGATGAGCGGCATGGTGATGGTCGGCGCCATCGCGCTGCAGAAGCCCGCGGTGGACATGAGCCGCATCGCGCCGCTGGCGCGGCTGACCAGCGACTACGAGGTGGTGGTGGTGAAGGGTGACTCGCCGATCGTGACCGCCAAGGACCTGATCGCGAAGATGCGCGCCGATCCGGCCAATACCGCGATCGCGGGCGGCTCCGCCGGCGGCGTCGATCACATGTTCGCGGGCATCCTGTCGCGCGCGGCCGGCAACACCTCCGCGCTGGTCTACCTGCCCTTCCCGGGCGGCGCGCAGGTGGTGTCGGCGGTGGAGTCGGGCAAGGCCATCGCCGGCATCTCCGGCTACAGCGAATTCAGCGAGCACATCGCCAGCGGCAAGCTGCGTGCGATCGGCGTGTCATCGCGAAGTGCGTTCATGGGCGTGCCCTCCGTGCGGCAGCAGGGCGTCGACGCCGACCTGGCCAACTGGCGCGGGGTGTTCACCGGCAAGGCGGTGCCGACATCGCGTCAGGCCGTGCTGCTCGACGCCGTGAGGCGCGCGGTCGCCACCGACGTCTGGCAGAAAGCCCTCAAGCGCAGCAACTGGGACAGCTACTGGATGGAAGGCTCGGACTTCCAGGGCTTCCTCGATCTCGACCAGTCGATGGCCGGCGTGCTGACCTATATCCTGAAGCTGAAAAGCTGAACCATGTGGACGGCTCGATCAATTCCCTGGATCTCTAGTCGAGCCCGAACAGCTCAGGCATCTCGCGCTGCGCCTTGGGCGTGAGCGCGAGCGCGCGACCGTCGAGCGCCTGCCGCACCCAGCCGCGGCGCAGCGACAGCTGCAGGCAGGCGGCGCCCAGCGCGCCACCGAGATGCGGCCGCCGCTCGCTCCAGTCGAGACAGGCGCAAGCGAAGCGTCGGCGCGAACGGCGCGCGCCGTCGATGTCGATGCCCAGGCTCTCCAGCGCCACCGCGCCCTCGGCCGTGAGCTCGTAGTCATCGCCTTCGGCTGTGGCCCGCAGCCAGCCCTGGGCATGCAGCCGGTCGTGCAGCGCGACGCCGGCCGTGCCGGCCATGTGGTCGTAGCAGGTGCGCGCGGCGCGCAGCCGGCTCGGCGTGCCGGGCTGGAACTTGCTGCGCGGCGCACCGGCCACCACCAGCAGTCCCTCGAGCACCGCGGCCACCTCGCTGCCGGCAAGACGGAAGTAGCGGTGCTTGCCCTGCGCGACCGATTCGACCAGCCGCTGCTCCTTCAGTCGCGCCAGGTGTGCGCTCGCGGTCGAGGCCGCGACCTCGCCGACCGCCGCCAGCTCGGTGGCCGTGCGGGCGTGGCCGTCCAGCAGGCAGCAGAGCATGCGCGCTCGGGCCGGCTCGGCGATCGCGCCGGCCAGGCGCGCCAGGTGCGTGTCGGCATTCGATGCATCCATACTTCGATGCTAAGCGAAGTGTGGATGTGCGAGAAGGCCGACACTGCGCATATGCAGCAACCGCACATCGACCCGCCCGCCGGCGCCATCGCCGCCGTCACCCACCCCGACCCCTATCCCTGGTACGCGCGCTTGCGGGAAGGCCCGGCGCTCGCGCGCGACGAGCGCCTGGGCCTCTGGGTCGCGAGCCGGGCCGAGGTGCTGCGGGAGGGCTTCGCCAACCCCGCGCTGCGGGTGCGCCCGCCGGGCGAGCCGGTGCCGCGCGCCATCGCGGGCGCGCCGGCCGGCGAACTCTTCGGCCAACTGGTGCGCATGAACGACGGCGCAACGCATGCCGCCCACAAGCCGGTGCTGCAGAAAGCGCTGTGCAGCCTCGATCTCGGCGGCGTGCGCGCGGCCATGCCGCGCATCGCGGCGCAGGTCCCGGCATCCACCGTGGCCGAGGCCTGCTTCGCCTGGCCGGTCGCGGGCGTGGCCCATCTGCTGGGCTTCGCGTACGAAGAACTGCCCGTTCTCGCGGATTGGACGCGCGATTTCGTCGCCTGCCTCTCGCCGCTGTCCACCGAGGCCCAATTGGGCACCGCCAGCGAGGCGGCGGCCGCTCTGATGGCGCGCTTCGAAGCCCTGGTGACGAAACGGCCGGCGCACGAGGGCAGCCTGCTGGCGGCGGTGCGCGCGCAGGGGCCCGGCGATGTATCGCGCGCGCTGCTGGCCAACCTCGTCGGCCTGTTGTCGCAAACCTGCGAGGCCACGGCCGGGCTGGCGGGCAACAGCCTGGTGGCACTGGCGCGCGAGCCGGGCCTCGGCGATGCGATCGCCGTGCGTCCGGAATGGCTCCCGGCGCTGGTGGAGGAGACGGCGCGCCACGACCCCTCG
Above is a window of Variovorax sp. RA8 DNA encoding:
- a CDS encoding cytochrome P450, which gives rise to MLSEVWMCEKADTAHMQQPHIDPPAGAIAAVTHPDPYPWYARLREGPALARDERLGLWVASRAEVLREGFANPALRVRPPGEPVPRAIAGAPAGELFGQLVRMNDGATHAAHKPVLQKALCSLDLGGVRAAMPRIAAQVPASTVAEACFAWPVAGVAHLLGFAYEELPVLADWTRDFVACLSPLSTEAQLGTASEAAAALMARFEALVTKRPAHEGSLLAAVRAQGPGDVSRALLANLVGLLSQTCEATAGLAGNSLVALAREPGLGDAIAVRPEWLPALVEETARHDPSVQNTRRFVAEPTTVAGTRLEAGDAVLLVMGAANRDPLLNAQPERFLLERDGRRMLGFGRGPHGCPGQALACALAAAGVEALLARGLDLAALRERGWHYRPSANARIPVFH